From a single Lolium rigidum isolate FL_2022 chromosome 7, APGP_CSIRO_Lrig_0.1, whole genome shotgun sequence genomic region:
- the LOC124675056 gene encoding 50S ribosomal protein L22-like, with protein sequence MVGWRAAGARAVLRRLGAAVAEKQDGRVFSASYSSSCSRTANAPFGLGQYTNLLRAHTSRGIPSNFHQLIRNAGISTTRNLLAEDNAMVPVSSPLTSPLGSAEETDKKGAVVKKLKVQAIKKDIKQSPKKVNLVAKLVRGMRVEDALLQLQVTVKRAAKTLYQVIHSARANAAHNHGLDPDKLLVEEAFVGKGLYLKRLSYHAKGRCGVMERPRCRLTVVVREATAEEEAKIAKLRVSNYKKLTRKEKQLMPHRLIEVSPKWARKRKEESGATE encoded by the exons ATGGTAGGCTGGCGGGCGGCGGGCGCTCGTGCCGTTCTTCGCCGGCTcggcgcggcggtggcggagaagcaggatggCCGTGTTTTCTCAGCCAGCTATAGCAGCAGTTGCAGCAGGACCGCGAATGCCCCATTTGGCTTGG GCCAATATACAAATTTGTTGAGGGCACACACCTCCAGGGGAATTCCATCCAACTTCCATCAGCTGATCCGCAATGCT GGAATATCAACCACAAGAAACTTGCTTGCTGAAGATAATGCTATGGTTCCCGTTTCTTCTCCTTTGACATCTCCACTGGGTAGTGCAGAAGAGACAGACAAAAAGGGCGCAGTGGTAAAGAAACTGAAAGTCCAAGCCATCAAGAAGGATATCAAGCAG AGTCCCAAGAAGGTGAATCTGGTAGCCAAGCTGGTTCGAGGAATGCGCGTGGAAGATGCGTTGTTACAGTTACAAGTGACGGTTAAAAGGGCTGCAAAAACTTTGTACCAG GTGATCCATTCTGCTCGCGCCAACGCAGCTCACAACCACGGATTGGATCCTGATAAACTTCTTGTGG AAGAGGCCTTTGTTGGGAAAGGGCTTTATCTTAAGAGGTTGTCTTACCATGCCAAAGGGAGGTGTGGTGTCATGGAGAGACCTAGGTGCAGACTTACAGTGGTGGTCAGAGAGGCTACAGCCGAGGAAGAAGCAAAAATTGCTAAGCTCAGAGTTAGCAACTACAAGAAGCTAACCCGGAAGGAGAAGCAGCTCATGCCCCACCGGCTTATCGAGGTCAGCCCCAAGTGGGCTCGCAAAAGGAAAGAGGAGTCTGGTGCCACAGAGTAG